In one window of Rathayibacter caricis DSM 15933 DNA:
- a CDS encoding response regulator: MSDVRVVLVDDHALMRQGISTILSVQPGIDIVGEASSGEEALELVARTRPDVVCMDVEMPGIGGIEATRRLLADPESPVRVLMLTTFDREDYLLEALDAGASGFLLKNSPPEHLVYGVRAIAAGEALLAPELTRAVIERAVAADRVRTPAPSGTEPDQLTPREVEVLRLMAQGLSNDEIADLLGVGRATVKTHVSNVLMKLALRDRVQAVVYAYRSGLVG, from the coding sequence ATGAGCGACGTCCGCGTCGTCCTCGTCGACGATCACGCCCTGATGCGCCAGGGCATCAGCACGATCCTCTCGGTGCAGCCCGGCATCGACATCGTCGGTGAGGCCTCCAGCGGCGAGGAGGCCCTGGAGCTCGTCGCGAGGACACGCCCCGACGTGGTGTGCATGGACGTCGAGATGCCGGGCATCGGCGGGATCGAGGCGACCAGACGCCTGCTCGCCGATCCGGAGTCGCCGGTGCGCGTACTCATGCTGACCACCTTCGACCGCGAGGACTACCTGCTCGAGGCGCTCGACGCCGGCGCGAGCGGGTTCCTGCTGAAGAACTCCCCTCCGGAGCACCTGGTCTACGGGGTGCGGGCGATCGCGGCCGGGGAGGCGCTGCTCGCGCCCGAGCTGACCCGCGCGGTCATCGAGCGCGCGGTGGCCGCCGACCGGGTGCGGACCCCTGCGCCGAGCGGCACAGAGCCCGACCAGCTGACCCCGCGCGAGGTCGAGGTGCTGCGGCTGATGGCGCAGGGGCTCTCGAACGACGAGATCGCCGACCTGCTCGGAGTCGGCCGCGCGACCGTGAAGACCCACGTGTCGAACGTGCTGATGAAGCTGGCGCTGCGCGACCGGGTGCAGGCCGTCGTCTACGCCTACCGGTCCGGCCTCGTCGGCTGA
- a CDS encoding 2,3-butanediol dehydrogenase: MRAARFHGPHDIRIDDVPEPELRPGAVAIDVAWCGICGTDLHEYLEGPIFIPPAGHPHPLTHEQVPVTMGHEFSGTITALGDGVTDLEVGANVVVEPYSVCGHCAPCLAGHYNLCTSMGFIGLAGGGGGLSEKVVVDRRWVQPIGGIPLDQAALIEPLAVGHHAFTRSGAQRGDTALIGGAGPIGLLLAAVLTAEGVRVIMSEPGAARQAMARETGVADVVIDPTTEDLLARVHELTDGIGVDVAFECTSVNAVLDQLIDAVKPAGVIVNVSIWGSRASIDMQKLVLKEIDLRGTIAYVDDHPATIALVQSGKVDLAPFITARIPLERLIDGGFDTLIDRKETAVKILVGPHLSDPLRRTS, translated from the coding sequence ATGAGAGCCGCACGCTTCCACGGCCCGCACGACATCCGCATCGACGACGTCCCCGAGCCGGAGCTCCGCCCCGGGGCCGTGGCGATCGACGTCGCCTGGTGCGGCATCTGCGGGACCGACCTGCACGAGTACCTGGAGGGTCCGATCTTCATCCCGCCCGCCGGGCACCCCCACCCGCTGACGCACGAGCAGGTGCCGGTCACGATGGGGCACGAGTTCAGCGGCACCATCACCGCCCTCGGCGACGGGGTGACCGACCTCGAGGTCGGCGCGAACGTCGTCGTCGAGCCGTACTCCGTCTGCGGGCACTGCGCTCCGTGCCTCGCCGGGCACTACAACCTCTGCACGAGCATGGGCTTCATCGGACTCGCGGGAGGCGGGGGCGGACTCAGCGAGAAGGTCGTCGTCGACCGGCGCTGGGTGCAGCCGATCGGCGGCATCCCGCTCGATCAGGCGGCACTGATCGAGCCCCTCGCGGTCGGGCACCACGCGTTCACCCGCAGCGGGGCCCAGCGCGGCGACACGGCGCTCATCGGCGGAGCGGGGCCGATCGGCCTCCTGCTCGCCGCGGTGCTCACAGCGGAAGGCGTTCGAGTGATCATGTCCGAGCCCGGTGCCGCCCGGCAGGCGATGGCCCGCGAGACAGGAGTGGCCGATGTCGTCATCGACCCGACGACCGAGGACCTCCTGGCCCGCGTGCACGAGCTCACCGACGGGATCGGCGTGGACGTCGCGTTCGAGTGCACGAGCGTCAACGCCGTCCTCGATCAGCTCATCGACGCCGTGAAGCCTGCGGGCGTGATCGTCAACGTCTCCATCTGGGGCAGCCGGGCGAGCATCGACATGCAGAAGCTGGTGCTGAAGGAGATCGATCTCCGCGGCACCATCGCCTACGTCGACGACCACCCCGCGACCATCGCCCTCGTCCAGTCCGGGAAGGTCGACCTCGCCCCCTTCATCACCGCGCGCATCCCGCTGGAACGCCTGATCGACGGCGGCTTCGACACCCTCATCGACCGCAAGGAGACCGCGGTGAAGATCCTGGTGGGCCCGCACCTGAGCGACCCGCTCCGAAGAACCTCCTGA
- a CDS encoding universal stress protein has product MTAPIVVGLSDSSHSRAALDWALRRAERTGTPVLAVFVSDTDAAAGHPGAASLQAAHGEVVLARDAFGAASKAPDISVTTALRRGRPVDELTEDARGARMIVVGTHDDRNGAEPGTRHSPAVDLAARSTAPVAVIPTPQSGHHGGILVGIDGSPAARAAVLFAARDAAELDEQLTVVHVWTPLQAWVPGFVPDQGFYDLLRTASLDLLALEVAAVHAQFPDLGVHSRSETGDPATVLTRLGKDALEIVVGATSRHGLQRLLLGSVAYDTLRGASRPVIVVPDPAVSG; this is encoded by the coding sequence ATGACCGCGCCCATCGTCGTCGGGCTCTCCGACTCCTCCCACAGCAGGGCCGCCCTCGACTGGGCTCTGCGCCGTGCGGAGCGCACCGGCACCCCGGTCCTGGCCGTCTTCGTCTCCGACACCGATGCCGCCGCAGGGCATCCCGGCGCGGCGAGCCTCCAGGCGGCCCACGGCGAGGTCGTCCTCGCCCGCGACGCCTTCGGAGCAGCGTCCAAGGCCCCCGACATCTCCGTCACCACCGCGCTGCGCCGCGGCCGCCCCGTCGACGAGCTGACCGAGGACGCCCGAGGCGCCCGGATGATCGTCGTCGGAACCCACGACGACCGGAACGGGGCGGAGCCCGGCACCCGGCACTCGCCCGCCGTGGACCTCGCCGCGCGCTCGACAGCCCCGGTCGCCGTCATCCCGACCCCGCAGTCAGGACATCACGGCGGCATCCTCGTCGGCATCGACGGATCGCCGGCCGCACGCGCCGCCGTGCTCTTCGCCGCGAGGGACGCGGCCGAGCTCGACGAGCAGCTCACCGTCGTCCACGTGTGGACACCGCTGCAGGCCTGGGTCCCCGGCTTCGTCCCCGACCAGGGCTTCTACGACCTGCTCCGGACCGCCAGCCTCGACCTGCTCGCCCTCGAAGTCGCCGCCGTTCACGCGCAGTTCCCGGACCTCGGCGTGCACAGCAGATCCGAGACCGGGGACCCCGCGACCGTGCTCACCCGTCTCGGGAAGGACGCCCTCGAGATCGTCGTCGGCGCCACCTCCCGTCACGGCCTCCAGCGTCTCCTGCTCGGCTCTGTCGCGTACGACACGCTGCGCGGCGCCTCCCGGCCCGTGATCGTCGTCCCCGACCCGGCGGTCTCCGGATGA
- a CDS encoding universal stress protein: protein MPDPVVVGVDGSGPSDAATRWAIERAARLNLDLAFLHASGRDGDGDDASRSVLDRAVMSARSQAGIGRVRGLMVLGDAMEQLITASAEAAIVVVGSHKTGFLRGRVFGSRSLRLVAGALCPVAIIPEASGRTRRGVAVGVADSSAGSRAVRFAATEAAALGEELTLIHGDISIPLGSADRDVDTVSASDRLLAAARRLAIETAPGLAVHVRGLRRPAAVALADAAPTSLLLVLAASSGRSGAAVGRTTHDVLMNLAGPAVVVPA from the coding sequence ATGCCTGATCCGGTCGTGGTCGGAGTCGACGGCTCGGGTCCCAGCGACGCGGCGACGCGCTGGGCGATCGAGCGAGCCGCGCGTCTCAACCTCGATCTCGCGTTCCTGCACGCATCGGGTCGCGACGGTGATGGCGACGACGCCTCCCGCTCCGTCCTCGACCGTGCCGTCATGAGCGCTCGCTCGCAGGCGGGCATCGGGCGGGTGCGCGGGCTGATGGTCCTCGGCGACGCGATGGAGCAGCTGATCACCGCGTCCGCCGAGGCGGCGATCGTCGTCGTCGGCAGCCACAAGACCGGATTCCTCCGCGGCCGTGTGTTCGGCTCGCGGAGCCTGCGACTCGTGGCAGGCGCGCTCTGCCCGGTGGCGATCATCCCGGAGGCCTCCGGCCGGACGCGGCGCGGCGTCGCCGTCGGTGTCGCCGACAGCTCGGCGGGGTCTCGCGCTGTGCGGTTCGCCGCGACGGAGGCCGCCGCCCTCGGGGAGGAGCTGACCCTGATCCACGGTGACATCAGCATTCCCCTCGGCAGCGCCGACCGCGACGTCGACACGGTCAGCGCATCCGATCGCCTTCTCGCGGCCGCGCGCCGGCTGGCGATCGAGACAGCGCCGGGGCTGGCCGTCCATGTGCGGGGACTCCGACGCCCCGCGGCCGTCGCTCTCGCGGACGCCGCCCCCACCAGTCTCCTGCTCGTCCTCGCAGCGTCGAGCGGGCGGAGCGGAGCAGCCGTGGGACGGACGACTCACGACGTCCTGATGAACCTGGCCGGCCCCGCAGTGGTCGTCCCGGCCTGA
- a CDS encoding GAF domain-containing protein: protein MPHLDPSSGEGRVDGPLQDGVQGRLRALLRANRAVVEDIDLPAVLRRIVDAAVELVDARYGAIGVIGSDGSLEEFLHVGMEPDLVASIGHLPEGHGLLGALIGDPHPIRVPDLTVDSRAVGFPARHPPMKSFLGVPIRVRDQVFGNLYLTDSRAGAFTSNDEHLVIALAATAGVAIDNARLYAETRLRQRWAQAAAEMTSAILAPDDDDVIGLVATRILDLAGADLVGVVFPTEDPEQLRIGVARGVGAEAFEGRMIDARDSISGSVLAGGQPRVLDRIMTATNGGTPTSGGPVLAVPLIAASRALGVLVVTRRPGRPLFTTADVEMASDFAAYVSVAMELSAARADQQRMALLEDRGRIARDLHDHVIQELFATGLDLHQAAGALPPGRAATRIERAVASLDESISHIRTVVFALTANHDGSGTVRHRILDLANELAPVLVRTPNISFAGAVDLLVVDDLADDVLAVAREALTNIARHAEATVVTLHLTVADGVVVLELSDDGGGFREGGRRSGLANLEQRARARGGSFTITSVPGDTRVRWSVPFLPTIPSEQS from the coding sequence ATGCCCCATCTCGACCCGTCGTCAGGCGAGGGTCGCGTCGACGGTCCCCTCCAGGACGGCGTGCAAGGCCGCCTGCGAGCGCTCCTGCGCGCCAATCGCGCCGTCGTCGAGGACATCGACCTCCCGGCCGTGCTGCGCCGCATCGTCGATGCCGCCGTCGAACTCGTCGACGCCCGGTACGGCGCCATCGGCGTGATCGGGAGCGACGGGTCACTGGAGGAGTTCCTCCACGTCGGGATGGAGCCCGACCTGGTCGCCTCGATCGGTCACCTCCCGGAGGGCCACGGCCTGCTCGGCGCGCTCATCGGCGATCCGCACCCGATCCGCGTCCCCGACCTGACCGTCGACTCCCGAGCCGTCGGCTTCCCCGCCCGGCACCCGCCGATGAAGTCGTTCCTCGGCGTCCCGATCCGCGTGCGCGATCAGGTGTTCGGCAACCTCTATCTCACTGATTCCCGCGCGGGCGCCTTCACCTCGAACGACGAGCACCTCGTCATCGCGCTCGCGGCGACCGCGGGCGTCGCCATCGACAACGCCCGCCTCTACGCCGAGACGCGCCTCCGCCAACGGTGGGCGCAAGCAGCGGCCGAGATGACCTCGGCGATCCTCGCCCCTGACGACGACGACGTCATCGGCCTCGTCGCCACGCGCATCCTCGATCTCGCGGGCGCGGATCTCGTCGGCGTCGTCTTCCCGACCGAGGACCCCGAGCAGCTGCGCATCGGTGTCGCCCGGGGGGTGGGGGCCGAGGCGTTCGAGGGCCGGATGATCGACGCGCGCGACTCGATCTCGGGGAGCGTCCTCGCCGGCGGCCAACCACGGGTGCTCGATCGGATCATGACGGCGACGAACGGCGGCACGCCCACGTCCGGCGGCCCGGTCCTCGCCGTCCCCCTGATCGCCGCCTCCCGGGCGCTGGGTGTGCTCGTCGTGACGCGCCGGCCCGGGCGTCCGCTCTTCACCACCGCGGACGTCGAGATGGCGTCCGATTTCGCGGCCTACGTCAGCGTCGCGATGGAGCTCTCGGCCGCGCGAGCCGATCAGCAGCGGATGGCGCTGCTCGAGGACCGCGGGCGCATCGCGCGCGACCTGCACGACCACGTCATCCAGGAGCTGTTCGCCACAGGCCTCGACCTGCATCAGGCCGCCGGGGCGCTGCCGCCGGGACGGGCCGCGACGAGGATCGAGCGCGCGGTCGCGAGTCTGGACGAGAGCATCTCCCACATCCGGACGGTCGTGTTCGCCCTGACCGCGAACCACGACGGCAGCGGGACCGTCCGTCACCGGATCCTCGACCTCGCCAACGAGCTCGCGCCTGTTCTCGTGCGCACCCCGAACATCAGCTTCGCCGGCGCCGTCGATCTCCTCGTCGTCGACGACCTCGCAGATGACGTCCTCGCGGTCGCCCGCGAGGCCCTCACCAACATCGCCCGTCATGCGGAGGCGACCGTCGTCACTCTGCACCTGACCGTCGCCGACGGCGTCGTCGTCCTCGAGCTCAGCGATGACGGTGGCGGATTCAGGGAGGGCGGCCGGCGCAGCGGTCTGGCGAACCTCGAGCAGCGCGCTCGGGCTCGAGGAGGCTCGTTCACGATCACCAGCGTCCCCGGCGACACCCGCGTGCGCTGGAGCGTCCCGTTCCTCCCGACGATCCCCTCGGAGCAGTCATGA
- a CDS encoding BON domain-containing protein translates to MTLAAPARTDHQIQLAVQDELNWTPDVDAATIGVAVDHGAVTLSGETPTYLERLHACTAALRVHGVRTLVDELTVHSARSASISDGDFAESVQTALTSGRFIPETVTAEIHGRSVVLAGEVHWDFERQSARDALAHVPGIKDVLSMITLRARPSAADALVRISDALVRDATVDAGRIKAHLDGTRLVLSGTVSSWPERRAAERAAWSSPSITHLQNDIVVSSY, encoded by the coding sequence ATGACCCTCGCAGCCCCCGCACGCACCGATCACCAGATCCAGCTCGCCGTGCAGGACGAGTTGAACTGGACTCCGGACGTCGACGCCGCCACGATCGGAGTCGCCGTCGACCACGGCGCGGTCACGCTCTCGGGCGAGACCCCCACCTACCTCGAGCGCCTCCACGCCTGCACCGCGGCCCTCCGCGTGCACGGCGTGCGCACCCTCGTCGACGAGCTGACCGTCCACTCCGCCCGCTCCGCGTCGATCAGCGACGGCGACTTCGCCGAGAGCGTGCAGACCGCGCTCACGAGCGGACGCTTCATCCCCGAGACCGTGACCGCCGAGATCCACGGACGCTCCGTCGTCCTCGCCGGAGAAGTGCACTGGGACTTCGAGCGCCAGAGCGCCCGCGACGCGCTCGCCCACGTCCCCGGCATCAAGGACGTCCTGTCGATGATCACCCTGCGCGCACGACCCAGCGCGGCGGACGCCCTGGTCCGGATCAGCGACGCGCTCGTGCGCGACGCGACGGTCGACGCCGGACGCATCAAGGCGCACCTCGACGGCACCCGGCTCGTTCTCAGCGGCACCGTCAGCAGCTGGCCCGAGCGTCGCGCCGCCGAGCGCGCCGCCTGGTCCTCGCCCAGCATCACGCACCTGCAGAACGACATCGTCGTCTCCTCCTACTGA
- a CDS encoding sensor histidine kinase, producing the protein MTADPDSRQWRRPSVTADQRRADAATAAALFGASILSLVLGRAIGMYPDGAEPALSIGLLALVILPLAFRRSAPVPVLAVTSVAFLLVGELRVPELTISNIALFMAMYSVGAWEPRRARADWTRGVLVIVMAVWLLVTFFRASTQDLEFEGAGIGALTPVAAYLLQQILINILYFAGAWWFGNHAWASARQRALTDLRTRQLEDEQAKVARQAITIERLRIARELHDAVAHHVSLMGVQAAAARTLLDSDPGRARGQLEALEGTSRAAVGELYQLLGTLRDEESVLDPVTASLGLDSLPALIADAEAAGLRVTLEQVGEPFAVPPLVGLNLYRIAQESLTNVLKHAGPGTRARVHVRYGGSAVELEVADDGLGRPGPRQRNGGLGLVGMRERAATLDGVLEAGPRAGSGWVVRVAVPLGVAA; encoded by the coding sequence ATGACAGCCGATCCCGATTCACGCCAGTGGCGGAGGCCGTCGGTGACGGCCGATCAGCGCCGGGCCGACGCCGCGACCGCCGCCGCCCTGTTCGGCGCCTCGATCCTCTCGCTGGTCCTCGGGCGCGCGATCGGGATGTACCCGGACGGCGCCGAGCCGGCGCTGAGCATCGGCCTCCTCGCCCTCGTGATCCTGCCGCTCGCCTTCCGCCGCAGTGCCCCGGTGCCCGTCCTCGCCGTCACCTCGGTGGCGTTCCTGCTGGTCGGCGAGCTGCGCGTGCCCGAGCTCACCATCAGCAACATCGCCCTCTTCATGGCGATGTACAGCGTCGGGGCCTGGGAGCCGAGGCGGGCGCGGGCCGACTGGACCCGCGGCGTGCTGGTGATCGTCATGGCCGTGTGGCTGCTCGTGACGTTCTTCCGCGCGAGCACGCAGGACCTCGAGTTCGAGGGCGCGGGCATCGGTGCGCTCACCCCGGTCGCCGCGTACCTGCTCCAGCAGATCCTGATCAACATCCTCTACTTCGCGGGAGCCTGGTGGTTCGGGAACCACGCCTGGGCCTCGGCGCGCCAGCGGGCCCTGACCGACCTCCGCACCCGCCAGCTCGAGGACGAGCAGGCGAAGGTCGCGCGGCAGGCCATCACGATCGAGCGGCTCCGCATCGCCCGGGAGCTGCACGACGCGGTGGCCCACCACGTCTCGCTGATGGGCGTCCAGGCGGCGGCGGCGCGGACCCTGCTCGACTCGGATCCCGGTCGGGCCCGCGGCCAGCTCGAGGCCCTCGAGGGCACGTCGCGCGCGGCCGTCGGCGAGCTGTACCAGTTGCTCGGCACGCTCCGCGACGAGGAGTCGGTGCTCGACCCGGTCACCGCGTCGCTCGGCCTCGACTCCCTCCCAGCGCTGATCGCCGACGCCGAGGCGGCCGGGCTGCGGGTGACGCTCGAGCAGGTCGGCGAGCCGTTCGCCGTGCCGCCGCTGGTCGGGCTGAACCTCTACCGCATCGCCCAGGAGTCGCTGACGAACGTGCTCAAGCACGCCGGGCCGGGCACGCGCGCGCGGGTGCACGTGCGCTACGGCGGGTCCGCCGTCGAGCTCGAGGTCGCCGACGACGGGCTCGGCCGCCCCGGCCCCCGGCAGCGCAACGGAGGTCTGGGCCTCGTCGGCATGCGCGAGCGCGCGGCCACGCTGGACGGCGTGCTCGAGGCGGGGCCGCGCGCCGGCTCCGGCTGGGTCGTCCGCGTCGCCGTCCCCCTCGGGGTCGCGGCATGA
- a CDS encoding response regulator, which yields MTRVFLLDDHEIVRRGLAELLGSEPDLEIVGQAGTAAAGLREILALRPDVAVLDVRLPDGSGIDVCRDVRSRDPGIRCLILTAYDDDEALSAAVIAGAAGYVLKDIRGKGLVDVVRAAAAGDILLDPAIVAAVAARLRGEHGVDPRLAGLTERERRILALIADGMTNRQIGVELSLAEKTIKNYVSSVLSKLGLERRTQAAVLQTELRPPSPR from the coding sequence ATGACCCGCGTCTTCCTCCTCGACGACCACGAGATCGTCCGGCGGGGTCTCGCGGAGCTGCTCGGGTCCGAGCCCGACCTCGAGATCGTCGGTCAGGCCGGCACCGCCGCAGCGGGGCTCCGCGAGATCCTCGCACTGCGCCCCGACGTCGCCGTGCTCGACGTGCGCCTCCCCGACGGCAGCGGGATCGACGTGTGCCGGGACGTGCGCTCCCGCGATCCGGGCATCCGCTGCCTGATCCTCACCGCGTACGACGACGACGAGGCCCTCTCCGCGGCCGTCATCGCCGGTGCCGCCGGATACGTGCTCAAGGACATCCGTGGCAAGGGCCTCGTCGACGTCGTCCGCGCGGCCGCAGCCGGCGACATCCTCCTCGATCCGGCGATCGTCGCCGCGGTCGCCGCCCGCCTTCGCGGGGAGCACGGGGTCGACCCGCGCCTCGCCGGGCTCACCGAGCGCGAGCGGCGGATCCTCGCGCTGATCGCCGACGGCATGACCAACCGGCAGATCGGCGTCGAGCTCTCCCTCGCCGAGAAGACGATCAAGAACTACGTCTCCAGCGTCCTGAGCAAGCTCGGCCTCGAGCGGCGCACCCAGGCAGCCGTCCTGCAGACAGAGCTGCGCCCTCCCAGTCCGCGGTAG
- a CDS encoding Asp23/Gls24 family envelope stress response protein: protein MAATPTTADPIVSTTATGGELGTTTIDQDVVATVAGLAASEVTGVHELGGAATRVLGAVRGALNTVNHHQGVTVAVTEQTVGIDVTFTAEYPMSLQKVASDVRSAIILAVETIVGLEVTAVNVRINDIVLPREETTETAV from the coding sequence ATGGCCGCCACACCCACGACCGCGGACCCGATCGTCTCGACCACCGCCACCGGCGGCGAGCTCGGGACCACGACCATCGACCAGGACGTCGTCGCGACCGTCGCCGGTCTCGCCGCGTCGGAGGTCACCGGCGTGCACGAGCTGGGCGGTGCCGCTACCCGCGTCCTCGGTGCCGTGCGCGGGGCACTCAACACCGTCAATCATCACCAGGGCGTCACCGTCGCCGTGACCGAGCAGACGGTCGGCATCGACGTCACCTTCACGGCCGAGTACCCGATGAGCCTGCAGAAGGTCGCGTCCGACGTCCGTTCCGCGATCATCCTCGCGGTCGAGACCATCGTCGGCCTCGAGGTCACTGCGGTGAACGTGCGGATCAACGACATCGTCCTCCCCCGCGAGGAGACGACCGAGACCGCCGTCTGA
- a CDS encoding ABC transporter ATP-binding protein has protein sequence MLSVQNISRSFGERRVVDDVSFDVARGRLTGFVGGNGAGKTTTMRMILGVLRPDSGTVTLDGSPVGQAALHGFGYMPEERGLYPKMEIGEQLAYLARLHGIDKATAVQRGDDLLERLGLIERRRDKLEALSLGNQQRVQVAAALVHDPDVLIMDEPFSGLDPLAVDEVVAVIAEHAARGVPVLFSSHQLDVVERLCDDLVIIAGGRVQAAGEREALRDQHSGDRWSLEMSGDVGWIRGLPGVEVAELAGTSALFHADAAAADAVLRAAVERGTVTAFRPVRPTLGEIFRDIVVSAPSGADERAAA, from the coding sequence ATGCTCAGCGTGCAGAACATCAGTCGCAGTTTCGGCGAGCGCCGCGTCGTCGACGACGTCAGCTTCGACGTCGCCCGAGGGCGCCTCACCGGCTTCGTCGGCGGCAACGGCGCCGGCAAGACCACGACCATGCGCATGATTCTCGGGGTCCTCCGCCCCGACTCCGGCACCGTGACGCTCGACGGCTCGCCCGTGGGCCAGGCCGCCCTGCACGGCTTCGGCTACATGCCGGAGGAGCGCGGCCTCTATCCCAAGATGGAGATCGGCGAGCAGCTGGCCTACCTCGCGCGGCTGCACGGCATCGACAAGGCGACCGCGGTGCAGCGCGGCGACGACCTGCTCGAGCGGCTCGGACTCATCGAGCGCCGGCGGGACAAGCTCGAGGCGCTGTCGCTCGGCAACCAGCAGCGCGTCCAGGTCGCCGCGGCGCTCGTGCACGACCCGGACGTGCTCATCATGGACGAGCCGTTCTCGGGGCTCGATCCGCTGGCCGTCGACGAGGTCGTCGCCGTGATCGCCGAGCACGCGGCGCGCGGAGTGCCGGTGCTGTTCTCCTCCCACCAGCTCGACGTGGTCGAGCGCCTCTGCGACGACCTGGTCATCATCGCGGGCGGCAGGGTGCAGGCGGCCGGCGAGCGCGAGGCCCTGCGCGACCAGCACTCCGGCGACCGCTGGTCGCTCGAGATGAGCGGCGACGTCGGCTGGATCCGCGGCCTGCCCGGCGTCGAGGTGGCCGAGCTCGCCGGGACGTCGGCGCTCTTCCACGCCGACGCGGCCGCCGCCGACGCCGTCCTGCGCGCCGCGGTCGAGCGGGGCACCGTGACGGCCTTCCGGCCCGTGAGGCCGACCCTCGGAGAGATCTTCCGGGACATCGTGGTCAGCGCACCCTCGGGTGCCGACGAGAGAGCAGCAGCCTGA
- a CDS encoding ABC transporter permease: MSTSTSTSTGSPATSSAPHPDAPRDARLGTWGATLLVAEREILSQVRSKAFLVSTVITLVLVIGGIVLSSVLGNRTAEATPVAVVGSVPSAVTDSGTLEITEVATQADAEDLVRDGTVDAALVPDDSALGFSIVALDEAPEGLISALSVSPEVALLEPSETPSGLRTLIGLAFGLVFMLAVLGSGATIMQNTVQEKQSRIVEILLAAVPARALLAGKILGNSVIGVGTAAAIAAASALGLAITGQTELLDLLSAPLIWFVVFFVFGFVLVASVFAAGAALVSRQEDTGSVMTPAMMLVMVPYFGVVLFGDNALVMTILSYVPFSAPVAMPVRLFFGEADWWEPLVSLALLIVATTAVMAVASTIYTNSLLRMGSRVKLREALKSS; the protein is encoded by the coding sequence ATGAGCACCAGCACGAGCACCAGCACCGGCTCCCCCGCGACCAGCAGCGCCCCTCACCCGGACGCACCCCGCGACGCGCGACTCGGCACCTGGGGCGCGACGCTCCTCGTCGCCGAGCGCGAGATCCTCTCGCAGGTGCGCTCGAAGGCGTTCCTCGTCTCGACCGTGATCACCCTCGTCCTGGTGATCGGCGGCATCGTCCTCTCGAGCGTGCTGGGGAACCGCACCGCCGAGGCGACCCCGGTCGCGGTCGTCGGATCCGTGCCCTCCGCCGTCACCGACTCCGGCACCCTCGAGATCACCGAGGTCGCCACGCAGGCCGACGCGGAGGACCTCGTGCGCGACGGGACCGTCGACGCGGCCCTCGTCCCCGACGACTCCGCTCTCGGCTTCTCGATCGTCGCCCTCGACGAGGCCCCCGAGGGCCTGATCTCGGCCCTCTCCGTCAGCCCCGAAGTCGCCCTGCTCGAGCCCTCCGAGACCCCGTCGGGTCTGCGCACCCTCATCGGGCTCGCGTTCGGCCTGGTCTTCATGCTCGCCGTCCTCGGCTCGGGAGCGACGATCATGCAGAACACGGTCCAGGAGAAGCAGTCGCGCATCGTCGAGATCCTGCTCGCCGCCGTGCCCGCCCGGGCGCTGCTCGCCGGCAAGATCCTCGGCAACTCGGTGATCGGAGTCGGCACGGCGGCCGCCATCGCCGCCGCGTCCGCCCTCGGGCTGGCGATCACCGGCCAGACCGAGCTGCTCGATCTGCTCTCGGCTCCGCTGATCTGGTTCGTCGTCTTCTTCGTCTTCGGATTCGTCCTGGTCGCGAGCGTCTTCGCCGCCGGAGCGGCACTGGTCTCGCGCCAGGAGGACACGGGCTCGGTGATGACCCCGGCGATGATGCTCGTGATGGTCCCGTACTTCGGCGTCGTGCTCTTCGGCGACAACGCGCTCGTCATGACGATCCTGTCGTACGTCCCGTTCAGCGCTCCCGTGGCGATGCCCGTGCGCCTGTTCTTCGGCGAGGCCGACTGGTGGGAGCCGCTGGTCTCGCTCGCCCTCCTCATCGTCGCGACGACCGCCGTGATGGCGGTGGCGAGCACGATCTACACGAACTCGCTGCTCCGGATGGGCTCGCGGGTGAAGCTCCGCGAGGCGCTGAAGTCGAGCTGA
- a CDS encoding pyridoxamine 5'-phosphate oxidase family protein has translation MSTRSNTTLVELTTEECWRLARSTDIGRLAVIDHTPSTRGPSATIVPVNFLVHDGAIFFRSGPGSKMMDITQHPRVAFEFDGHRGRRFWSVVVHGDAHRLNSDIDIENSGIQQLEAFHDDDKNNFVRIDVVSITGRSFFRWPVYRLRRALRLHRARRPGPTSLRTAD, from the coding sequence ATGAGCACCCGATCGAACACCACCCTCGTCGAGCTGACCACTGAGGAGTGCTGGCGTCTGGCGCGCTCGACGGACATCGGCCGCCTCGCGGTCATCGATCACACTCCGTCCACTCGCGGCCCGAGCGCCACGATCGTGCCCGTCAACTTCCTCGTCCACGACGGAGCGATCTTCTTCCGCAGCGGCCCGGGCAGCAAGATGATGGACATCACCCAGCACCCGCGCGTCGCGTTCGAGTTCGACGGGCACCGCGGCCGGCGCTTCTGGAGCGTCGTCGTCCACGGCGACGCTCACCGGCTGAACTCCGACATCGACATCGAGAACTCGGGGATCCAGCAGCTCGAGGCGTTCCACGACGACGACAAGAACAACTTCGTCCGCATCGACGTCGTCTCGATCACCGGCCGGTCCTTCTTCCGCTGGCCCGTCTACCGCCTCCGCCGCGCCCTCCGCCTGCATCGGGCTCGTCGCCCCGGCCCGACCAGCCTGCGGACCGCGGACTAG